One Archangium lipolyticum genomic region harbors:
- a CDS encoding GNAT family N-acetyltransferase, giving the protein MSTPENPQPVTIAQIKSEAELFQALAIREVVFIEEQHVPEGIERDAEDAKAYHVMAFQGGHAIGTGRLVMLPEPPPGERGTWAQIGRMAVLQAHRKARVGSLLLTSLEDEARRRGVNGIMLHSQLYALEFYKKQGYEPLGEVFKEAGIDHLEMRKKL; this is encoded by the coding sequence ATGTCGACCCCGGAGAATCCCCAGCCTGTGACCATCGCTCAGATCAAGAGCGAGGCGGAGTTGTTTCAGGCGCTCGCCATCCGCGAGGTGGTGTTCATCGAGGAGCAGCACGTTCCCGAAGGCATCGAGCGAGATGCCGAGGACGCGAAGGCGTACCATGTGATGGCGTTCCAAGGAGGGCACGCCATCGGGACGGGACGTCTGGTGATGCTGCCCGAGCCGCCCCCTGGAGAGCGCGGGACGTGGGCGCAGATTGGCCGCATGGCGGTGTTGCAGGCGCACCGCAAGGCGCGAGTGGGCTCGCTGCTGTTGACGTCGCTGGAGGACGAGGCGCGGCGGCGGGGCGTGAACGGCATCATGCTGCACTCGCAGCTGTACGCGCTCGAGTTCTACAAGAAGCAGGGCTACGAGCCGTTGGGCGAGGTCTTCAAGGAAGCGGGCATCGACCACCTGGAGATGCGCAAGAAGCTGTAG
- a CDS encoding MFS transporter — protein MPPHQAAGRLPIIGFYVLYFSVTGIVLPFLPAYLKSLALSVTQVGLLLCLSPLLALGAPHFWAHLADRTGRPSRVLTVLAAGMCAGFSPLLFVDRFPALVLTFTGYAFFASSITPLVDSLALQHVARAGGSYAHLRLFGSLGFVLSSTLFGLLVDSVGRATVLAPVALLAMLTLWSLTLRDPEGPTKSTLHPLSGLKLLADRDLRWLLAASALHWIACAPYHGTFSIFVGSLGLPPSVVGLSAALGVAAELGVMLLYPRAAERISPRHLLALAFAVSALRWAGLAMTTSAPVIATLSLLHGMTFGAFYVAAIAFVARRVPPHLRASGQGLFAAVTFGVGGLVGYASAGAGYDWLGGHRLFAVASVLELAAAAIVLRITPQETDSPA, from the coding sequence ATGCCTCCTCACCAGGCCGCCGGACGGCTCCCGATCATCGGCTTCTACGTCCTCTACTTCAGCGTCACCGGCATCGTCCTGCCCTTCCTCCCCGCCTACCTGAAGTCCCTCGCACTCTCCGTCACCCAGGTAGGACTCCTCTTGTGCCTCAGTCCCCTGCTGGCCCTGGGAGCGCCCCACTTCTGGGCCCACCTCGCCGATCGCACCGGCCGCCCCAGCCGCGTCCTCACCGTGCTCGCCGCTGGCATGTGCGCGGGCTTCAGCCCCCTGCTCTTCGTCGACCGCTTCCCCGCCCTCGTCCTCACCTTCACGGGCTACGCCTTCTTCGCCTCCTCCATCACGCCCCTGGTGGACAGCCTCGCCCTTCAACATGTCGCCCGGGCCGGTGGCTCCTATGCCCACCTGCGCCTCTTCGGCTCCCTCGGGTTCGTGCTCTCCTCCACCCTCTTCGGCCTCCTCGTGGACTCCGTGGGGCGCGCCACCGTCCTCGCTCCCGTGGCCCTCCTGGCCATGCTCACCCTCTGGAGCCTCACCCTCCGGGATCCGGAAGGCCCCACGAAGAGCACCCTCCACCCCCTCTCCGGGCTCAAGCTCCTGGCCGACCGCGACCTGCGCTGGCTTCTCGCCGCCTCCGCCCTCCACTGGATCGCCTGCGCCCCCTACCACGGCACCTTCTCCATCTTCGTCGGCTCGCTCGGCCTGCCTCCCTCGGTGGTGGGCCTCTCCGCCGCGCTCGGGGTCGCCGCCGAGCTGGGCGTGATGCTCCTCTACCCCCGCGCGGCCGAGCGCATCTCGCCCCGTCACCTGCTGGCCCTCGCCTTCGCCGTGAGCGCCCTGCGCTGGGCGGGCCTCGCCATGACCACCTCGGCTCCCGTCATCGCCACCCTCTCGCTCCTCCATGGCATGACCTTCGGCGCCTTCTACGTGGCCGCCATCGCCTTCGTGGCCCGCCGCGTCCCTCCCCACCTGCGCGCCTCCGGCCAGGGCCTCTTCGCCGCCGTCACCTTCGGCGTCGGAGGCCTGGTGGGCTATGCCTCCGCGGGGGCCGGCTATGACTGGCTCGGGGGTCACCGCCTCTTCGCCGTCGCCAGCGTCCTCGAGCTGGCCGCCGCCGCGATCGTCCTCCGCATCACTCCCCAGGAGACCGACAGCCCGGCGTGA
- the fdxA gene encoding ferredoxin FdxA produces MAYVVTEPCIKCKYTDCVEVCPVNCFYEGANFLVIHPDECIDCGACEPVCPTKAIFPESDLPSEYAEYKALNAQFATQWPNIAEKKASLPDAEEFKDKKGKRSMLDAKPGK; encoded by the coding sequence ATGGCGTACGTGGTCACCGAGCCTTGCATCAAGTGCAAGTACACCGACTGTGTCGAGGTCTGCCCGGTCAATTGCTTCTACGAGGGGGCCAACTTCCTGGTCATCCACCCCGACGAGTGCATCGACTGCGGCGCGTGTGAGCCGGTCTGCCCGACGAAGGCGATCTTCCCCGAGTCGGACCTGCCCTCCGAGTACGCCGAGTACAAGGCGTTGAACGCGCAGTTCGCCACCCAGTGGCCGAACATCGCGGAGAAGAAGGCCTCCTTGCCCGACGCCGAGGAGTTCAAGGACAAGAAGGGCAAGCGCAGCATGCTGGACGCCAAGCCCGGCAAGTAG
- the asd gene encoding aspartate-semialdehyde dehydrogenase, with protein MAKLRAVLIGATGLAGQQFIAALKDHPYIELTGLAASPRSAGKAYVEALRTANGMTAWFVPEALPESIAKMKVVSGEEVQAKDYDIAFSAVESDVAKDMEPRLARDIPVFSAASAFRYEADVPLLIPPVNAAHSPLVREQQKRRGWKGFIVPIPNCTTTGLAITLAPLHERFGIKSVLMTSMQAMSGAGRSPGVIGLDILDNVIPYIPKEEEKVQVETKKILGVLDAGGAAISPHDVRVSCTCTRVAVMEGHTESVFVSLARKASVQEVVAAMREWRGAEQSRDLPSAPPRWIEVLDEPFRPQPRLDRDTHGGMATTVGRVREDAVLENGFKYMLVSHNTKMGAAKGAILVAELMRAQGLLG; from the coding sequence ATGGCCAAGCTTCGTGCCGTCCTCATCGGCGCTACCGGACTCGCCGGTCAGCAGTTCATCGCCGCGCTGAAGGATCACCCCTACATCGAGCTCACCGGACTGGCGGCCTCGCCGCGCTCGGCGGGCAAGGCCTACGTCGAGGCGCTCCGCACCGCCAACGGGATGACCGCCTGGTTCGTCCCCGAGGCCCTGCCGGAGTCGATCGCGAAGATGAAAGTGGTGAGCGGTGAGGAAGTGCAGGCCAAGGACTACGACATCGCCTTCTCGGCGGTGGAGTCGGACGTGGCCAAGGACATGGAGCCGAGGCTCGCCCGGGACATCCCCGTGTTCTCCGCGGCCAGCGCCTTCCGCTACGAGGCGGACGTGCCGCTGCTCATTCCCCCGGTGAACGCCGCCCACTCCCCGCTGGTGCGCGAGCAGCAGAAGCGCCGCGGCTGGAAGGGCTTCATCGTCCCCATCCCCAACTGCACCACCACGGGCCTGGCCATCACCCTGGCCCCGCTGCACGAGCGCTTCGGCATCAAGTCGGTGCTGATGACCTCGATGCAGGCCATGTCCGGCGCGGGCCGCTCGCCGGGCGTCATCGGCCTGGACATCCTGGACAACGTCATCCCCTACATCCCCAAGGAGGAGGAGAAGGTCCAGGTGGAGACGAAGAAGATCCTCGGCGTGCTGGACGCCGGGGGCGCCGCCATCTCGCCGCACGACGTCCGGGTGTCCTGCACCTGCACCCGCGTGGCGGTGATGGAGGGCCACACCGAGTCCGTCTTCGTGTCGCTCGCCCGCAAGGCCTCCGTGCAGGAGGTGGTGGCGGCGATGCGCGAGTGGCGGGGCGCCGAGCAGTCGCGCGACCTCCCGTCGGCCCCTCCGCGGTGGATCGAGGTCCTCGACGAGCCGTTCCGCCCGCAGCCGCGCCTGGACCGGGACACCCACGGGGGTATGGCCACCACGGTGGGCCGCGTGCGCGAGGACGCCGTGCTGGAGAACGGCTTCAAGTACATGCTCGTCTCGCACAACACGAAGATGGGAGCGGCCAAGGGAGCCATCCTGGTAGCCGAACTGATGCGTGCCCAGGGGCTCCTGGGGTGA
- a CDS encoding rhodanese-like domain-containing protein has product MLDPRMPCTELYVRLGDEEVLVLDCRDPDDWVRYGLHIPGALWMPFEEILREAEVLPDDELIVVYGCAEDGSDARRACRLLQLRGRNAVCLEGGLQGWITTGLPTESHSVEASVSLC; this is encoded by the coding sequence GTGTTGGATCCCCGTATGCCCTGTACCGAGCTCTACGTGCGGCTCGGGGACGAAGAGGTCCTCGTCCTCGACTGTCGTGATCCCGATGACTGGGTCCGCTACGGACTCCACATCCCTGGCGCCCTGTGGATGCCCTTCGAGGAGATCCTCCGGGAGGCGGAGGTGCTCCCCGATGACGAGCTCATCGTCGTGTATGGGTGCGCCGAGGATGGTTCCGACGCGCGCCGGGCCTGCCGCCTGCTGCAGCTCCGGGGCCGCAACGCCGTCTGCCTGGAGGGAGGCCTCCAGGGATGGATCACCACTGGACTGCCGACTGAGAGCCATTCGGTGGAGGCCTCGGTGAGCCTGTGTTGA
- a CDS encoding acyl-CoA dehydrogenase family protein: MLHGYGLYQEEHEAFRRTVRAVVEKELKPFAREWEEKEEFPRELYTRFAELGFFGLKYPEEYGGSNAGELYEAVLLEEMGRCGSGGVAASLSAQHTIATGPLHKYGTEDQKRRFLVPAIRGEKIGAFGITEPNAGSDVAGLRTTARLDGDHYVVNGSKTYITNGVRADFLVLAVKTTPEAGHKGLSLLVVEKGTPGFSVGRKLKKLGWRASDTAELFLEDCRVPVANLLGGTAGQGFYQIMGNFQWERLSLALGAVGAMEEMLEVVMAHVRERRAFGHSLNEFQVVRHRIAELATEFESARQLTYHALRLHVGGEFAIAQTSMAKKVATETACRVADACLQLHGGAGYMMEYDIQRHWRDARLGPIGGGTSEIMNEIIAKQLGL; this comes from the coding sequence ATGCTGCATGGATACGGGCTGTACCAGGAGGAGCACGAGGCCTTCCGCCGCACCGTCCGGGCGGTCGTCGAGAAGGAGCTGAAGCCCTTCGCCCGGGAGTGGGAGGAGAAGGAGGAGTTCCCCCGGGAGCTCTACACCCGCTTCGCCGAGCTGGGCTTCTTCGGCCTCAAGTACCCCGAGGAGTACGGGGGGTCCAACGCCGGCGAGCTCTACGAGGCGGTGCTGCTCGAGGAGATGGGGCGCTGTGGCTCGGGTGGCGTCGCGGCGAGCCTCTCGGCCCAGCACACCATCGCCACCGGGCCCCTCCACAAATACGGCACCGAGGACCAGAAGCGGCGCTTCCTCGTCCCGGCCATCCGAGGGGAGAAGATCGGTGCCTTCGGCATCACCGAGCCCAACGCCGGCTCCGACGTGGCCGGTCTTCGCACCACCGCCCGCCTCGACGGGGACCACTACGTCGTCAACGGCTCGAAGACCTACATCACCAATGGCGTCCGGGCGGACTTCCTCGTCCTGGCGGTGAAGACGACCCCGGAGGCCGGGCACAAGGGCCTGTCCCTGCTGGTGGTGGAGAAGGGCACTCCCGGCTTCTCGGTGGGACGGAAGCTGAAGAAGCTCGGCTGGCGCGCCTCGGATACCGCCGAGCTCTTCCTCGAGGACTGTCGGGTGCCCGTGGCCAACCTGCTCGGTGGGACCGCGGGGCAGGGCTTCTATCAGATCATGGGCAACTTCCAGTGGGAGCGTCTGTCACTCGCCCTGGGGGCCGTGGGCGCCATGGAGGAGATGCTCGAGGTGGTGATGGCCCACGTGCGCGAGCGGCGGGCCTTCGGCCACTCGCTCAACGAGTTCCAGGTGGTGCGCCACCGCATCGCCGAGCTGGCCACCGAGTTCGAGTCGGCGCGCCAGCTCACCTACCACGCGCTGCGTCTGCACGTGGGGGGCGAGTTCGCCATCGCCCAGACGTCCATGGCCAAGAAGGTGGCCACCGAGACGGCCTGCCGGGTCGCCGACGCGTGCCTCCAGCTCCACGGCGGCGCGGGCTACATGATGGAGTACGACATCCAGCGACATTGGCGGGACGCGCGCCTGGGGCCCATTGGCGGAGGCACCAGTGAGATCATGAACGAGATCATCGCCAAGCAACTCGGGCTCTAG
- a CDS encoding M20/M25/M40 family metallo-hydrolase, translating to MRLAAPGRLGGCSPAPPSWSPCLSTPSSRRLASALLSLTLLGTPALAQAPKSAAKGPDTSRAEASRLASAFLGDTPLLSDLQSLVDEVGGRATGSPSNLRSVDWALARFREAGVEARKEPFQMPGLWLERSASASVRGTGVGFSPRIAAMPFSTATPKGGMTAPLLDAGTGSEKDFQSLGEKAKGAFLLVDQPELKNVDDLFREYAESTGIEQRAFASGAAGVVYVGSRPNNTLYRHNVSVGMRNTRPMMVMERDGALRAQRLLRAGKTLTLTADIDIQSGPAYESYNVIGEIRGSTRPDEVVVLGAHLDSWDLGTGALDNGANVSMLIDVARQMKRLGIKPARTIRFALWNGEEQGMHGSAGYVKSHEAELDKHVMAASFDIGCGRINGFFTGGRPELPPLVDRALEPVKGLGPFTQVDAPIVGTDNFDFMLHGVANLVANQEPALYGPNYHARSDEMDKCDPQQLRLNAAITGALAYGFAQMDAKLPRQSRAQLEDLMRTTDLGQQMKNFNVWEDWTTGKRGRKGGAVTGTETR from the coding sequence ATGCGCCTTGCCGCTCCCGGAAGGCTGGGAGGATGCTCCCCCGCCCCTCCTTCCTGGAGTCCCTGCCTGAGCACCCCCTCCTCGCGTCGACTGGCCTCCGCCCTCCTCTCCCTCACCCTGCTTGGCACGCCGGCCCTGGCACAAGCGCCGAAGTCCGCGGCGAAGGGCCCGGATACCTCGCGTGCCGAGGCCTCGCGCCTGGCCTCCGCCTTCCTCGGGGACACGCCGCTGCTGAGCGACCTCCAGTCCCTCGTGGACGAGGTGGGCGGCCGGGCCACGGGCTCGCCCTCGAACCTGCGCTCCGTGGACTGGGCGCTCGCGCGCTTCCGCGAGGCCGGAGTGGAGGCGCGCAAGGAGCCCTTCCAGATGCCGGGCCTGTGGCTGGAGCGCTCGGCGTCCGCCTCCGTGCGAGGGACGGGCGTGGGCTTCTCGCCGCGCATCGCGGCCATGCCCTTCTCCACCGCGACGCCCAAGGGGGGCATGACGGCGCCGCTGCTCGATGCCGGCACGGGTTCGGAGAAGGACTTCCAGTCGCTCGGGGAGAAGGCGAAGGGCGCGTTCCTGCTCGTCGACCAGCCGGAGCTGAAGAACGTGGACGACCTGTTCCGCGAGTACGCCGAGTCCACCGGGATCGAACAGCGGGCCTTCGCCTCGGGCGCGGCGGGCGTGGTGTACGTGGGCTCGAGGCCCAACAACACGCTCTACCGGCACAACGTGTCGGTGGGGATGCGCAACACGCGGCCCATGATGGTGATGGAGCGAGACGGGGCGCTGCGAGCCCAGCGCCTGCTGCGGGCGGGCAAGACGCTGACGCTCACGGCGGACATCGACATCCAGTCGGGGCCGGCCTACGAGAGCTACAACGTCATCGGGGAGATCCGCGGGAGCACGCGCCCGGACGAGGTGGTGGTGCTCGGCGCGCACCTGGACTCGTGGGATCTGGGCACGGGCGCGCTGGACAATGGAGCCAACGTGTCGATGCTCATCGACGTGGCGCGGCAGATGAAGCGGCTGGGCATCAAGCCGGCGCGCACCATCCGCTTCGCGCTGTGGAACGGCGAGGAGCAGGGCATGCACGGCTCGGCGGGCTACGTGAAGTCGCACGAGGCGGAGCTGGACAAGCACGTGATGGCGGCCTCCTTCGACATCGGCTGCGGGCGCATCAACGGCTTCTTCACGGGTGGCCGCCCCGAGCTGCCGCCGCTGGTGGACCGGGCGCTCGAGCCGGTGAAGGGACTGGGCCCCTTCACGCAGGTGGACGCGCCGATCGTGGGCACGGACAACTTCGACTTCATGCTGCACGGGGTTGCCAATCTGGTGGCCAACCAGGAGCCGGCGCTGTACGGGCCGAACTACCACGCGCGTTCGGATGAGATGGACAAGTGCGATCCGCAGCAGTTGCGGCTCAACGCGGCCATCACGGGGGCGCTGGCGTACGGCTTCGCGCAGATGGACGCGAAGCTGCCGCGTCAGTCGCGCGCCCAGCTGGAGGATCTGATGCGCACCACGGACCTGGGCCAGCAGATGAAGAACTTCAACGTGTGGGAGGACTGGACCACCGGGAAGCGCGGGCGGAAGGGCGGCGCTGTCACGGGCACCGAGACCCGCTGA
- a CDS encoding Uma2 family endonuclease: MAPRRPEDPESAERNAPSVEAAFQAAPPEMVAEILSGELHLSPRPARPHTNAATGLGAILTMPFKFGRGGPGGWVILFEPELHLGSRPDKLVPDIAGWRRERLPQAIGGDNAPAHYDLAPDWVCEVLSERTRRIDKVQKMRIYAREGVRSVWHVDPVARTLDIFRLEGSHWLLVDSFAGDERVRAEPFDAIELELALVWSE; the protein is encoded by the coding sequence ATGGCCCCTCGCCGCCCCGAAGATCCCGAGTCCGCCGAGCGAAACGCCCCGTCCGTGGAGGCGGCCTTCCAGGCGGCTCCACCAGAGATGGTGGCGGAGATTCTCAGCGGCGAGCTGCACCTCAGCCCTCGCCCGGCCCGGCCGCACACCAACGCGGCGACGGGCCTGGGCGCCATCCTCACCATGCCCTTCAAGTTCGGCAGAGGAGGTCCGGGTGGGTGGGTCATCCTCTTCGAGCCAGAGCTCCACCTCGGCTCCCGACCGGACAAGCTCGTACCGGATATCGCCGGCTGGCGGCGCGAGCGCCTGCCTCAGGCCATCGGAGGGGACAACGCCCCGGCGCACTACGACCTCGCCCCGGACTGGGTCTGCGAGGTCCTCTCCGAACGCACCCGGCGCATCGACAAGGTCCAGAAGATGCGCATCTACGCCCGGGAAGGCGTGCGGAGCGTGTGGCACGTGGACCCGGTCGCCCGCACGCTCGACATCTTCCGGCTCGAGGGCAGCCACTGGCTGCTCGTCGATTCCTTCGCCGGAGACGAGCGCGTCCGCGCCGAGCCGTTCGATGCAATCGAGCTCGAGCTGGCGCTCGTCTGGTCCGAGTAG
- a CDS encoding class I SAM-dependent methyltransferase has product MGTTDARTEGTRQMWGLGDYTGLAGRLMPASQALLERVEPVAGRRVLDVAAGTGNAAWLAAERGARVTACDLSPRMVQLGRERTGPRVEWLEANAEELPLPDSGFDVALSAFGVIFVPRPEVALAQLRRVLVPGGVLALTAWTSDGVMARMNDALRPFLPPSPTEGPDPLAWGREAQVRSWLAEGFTRVEVQQRALPWHFDSPARMTAFLEKHSPVHVALGHMVGERAREMFAALERMASPDGGPVRLEAEYLLVSAVAA; this is encoded by the coding sequence ATGGGAACGACTGATGCGCGCACGGAGGGGACCCGGCAGATGTGGGGTCTCGGGGACTACACGGGATTGGCCGGACGACTCATGCCCGCCTCACAAGCCCTGCTCGAGCGGGTGGAGCCGGTCGCGGGGCGGCGGGTGCTCGACGTGGCCGCCGGCACGGGCAACGCGGCCTGGCTCGCCGCCGAGCGGGGCGCGCGGGTGACGGCGTGCGACCTGTCTCCCCGGATGGTGCAGCTCGGACGGGAGCGGACGGGGCCGCGAGTGGAATGGCTCGAGGCCAACGCCGAGGAGTTGCCCCTGCCCGATAGCGGTTTCGACGTGGCCCTCTCCGCCTTCGGAGTCATCTTCGTGCCAAGGCCGGAAGTGGCCCTGGCCCAGTTGCGCCGGGTGCTCGTGCCCGGAGGCGTGCTCGCGCTGACGGCCTGGACGAGTGATGGCGTCATGGCGCGGATGAATGACGCCCTGCGCCCCTTCCTGCCGCCCTCGCCCACGGAAGGACCAGACCCACTCGCCTGGGGCAGGGAAGCCCAGGTGCGCTCCTGGCTGGCCGAGGGCTTCACCCGCGTCGAGGTCCAGCAGCGCGCGTTGCCCTGGCACTTCGATTCACCCGCTCGGATGACGGCGTTCCTCGAGAAGCACTCCCCCGTCCACGTGGCACTGGGACACATGGTGGGGGAGCGCGCCAGGGAGATGTTCGCGGCCCTCGAGCGCATGGCATCGCCCGATGGCGGGCCCGTCCGGCTGGAGGCGGAGTATCTGCTCGTGAGCGCGGTAGCGGCCTGA
- a CDS encoding FAD-dependent monooxygenase, producing the protein MTGVAALYRPGIMTNSTTPRRRVLVVGLGISGIATAIRLHKLGWEPVLIERAPERRKGGYFIGLFGTGQASARRLGVLDTLVDRNSPLMTTYEIDRDNHRFKGMSFVDAPGAPLPLLRGDVEDSLFSALPKDMEVRFATVPTRIEQGAHGADVTLTHTKSGTSTTERFDLVVGADGMRSTVRQLVFGPHENFLHPLSYMIAACVLRNPVQGYATHEGLVLAEAGRSAWVFPFANHNPTLLFSYRVDDVAAQFRGRPIESLRKAYGPEKAGSVLSHLLHEFETADEYLFDSTNHVRMPSWHKGRVVLVGDSAWCLTLYSGMGVSTGLAGGELLGDMLEKHPDDMERALTRWEEKLRPFVEDMQRDSLKARAFFTPANEPQRVFRAMSIRLMSNRLTGPIVKKVMRDKDFKAKMIDIVAQ; encoded by the coding sequence GTGACGGGGGTCGCCGCTCTTTACCGTCCAGGCATCATGACGAACTCCACGACACCTCGTCGCCGCGTTCTGGTGGTTGGACTCGGCATCAGTGGCATCGCCACGGCCATCCGGCTTCACAAGCTCGGCTGGGAGCCCGTGCTCATCGAGCGGGCACCCGAGCGCCGCAAGGGGGGCTACTTCATCGGCCTGTTCGGTACCGGCCAGGCGTCCGCTCGGCGTCTCGGGGTGCTGGACACCCTGGTCGATCGCAATTCCCCTCTGATGACGACCTACGAGATCGACCGGGACAATCATCGGTTCAAGGGCATGTCCTTCGTGGACGCTCCCGGCGCGCCGCTCCCGCTGCTGCGCGGCGACGTGGAGGACTCCTTGTTCTCCGCGTTGCCGAAGGACATGGAGGTCCGCTTCGCGACGGTTCCCACCCGGATCGAGCAGGGCGCGCATGGGGCCGACGTCACGCTGACCCACACGAAGAGCGGCACGAGCACGACCGAGCGCTTCGACCTCGTGGTGGGCGCTGATGGCATGCGCTCGACCGTCCGTCAGCTCGTCTTTGGTCCGCACGAGAACTTCCTGCACCCGCTGAGCTACATGATCGCCGCCTGCGTCCTGCGCAACCCCGTGCAGGGCTACGCCACGCACGAAGGACTGGTCCTGGCCGAGGCGGGAAGGTCGGCGTGGGTATTTCCCTTCGCGAATCACAACCCCACCTTGCTCTTCTCCTACCGCGTCGATGACGTGGCCGCGCAGTTCCGCGGCCGTCCCATCGAGTCGCTGCGCAAGGCGTACGGACCGGAAAAGGCGGGGTCGGTGCTGAGCCATCTGCTCCATGAGTTCGAGACCGCGGATGAATATCTGTTCGACTCGACCAACCATGTCCGCATGCCGAGCTGGCACAAGGGGCGGGTCGTGCTGGTGGGCGATTCCGCGTGGTGCTTGACCCTGTATTCAGGGATGGGCGTGTCGACCGGTCTGGCCGGGGGTGAGCTCCTGGGTGACATGCTGGAGAAGCATCCAGACGACATGGAACGCGCGCTGACCCGGTGGGAGGAGAAGCTGCGCCCGTTCGTCGAGGACATGCAGCGCGACTCGCTGAAAGCGAGAGCGTTCTTCACCCCGGCCAACGAGCCGCAGCGAGTCTTTCGCGCGATGAGCATCCGCCTCATGAGCAATCGCCTGACGGGCCCGATCGTCAAGAAAGTGATGCGCGACAAGGACTTCAAGGCGAAGATGATCGACATCGTCGCGCAGTAG